The Athene noctua chromosome 3, bAthNoc1.hap1.1, whole genome shotgun sequence genome includes a region encoding these proteins:
- the ERGIC2 gene encoding endoplasmic reticulum-Golgi intermediate compartment protein 2, which produces MRRLNRKKTLNLMKELDAFPKVPESYVETSASGGTVSLIAFTTIAFLTIMEFTVYRDTWMKYEYEVDKDFTSKLRINIDITVAMRCQYVGADVLDLAETMVASADGLIYEPVVFDLSPQQKEWQRMLQLIQSRLQEEHSLQDVIFKSAFKSASTALPPREDNSLQSPDACRIHGHLYVNKVAGNFHITVGKAIPHPRGHAHLAALVSHESYNFSHRIDHLSFGELIPGIINPLDGTEKIASDHNQMFQYFITIVPTKLHTYKISAETHQFSVTERERVINHAAGSHGVSGIFMKYDISSLMVTVTEEHMPFWQFLVRLCGIIGGIFSTTGILHGFGRFVAEVIFCRFRLRSYRSGSVPLPDGHTSNHLPLITDNSTH; this is translated from the exons ATGAGGCGACTGAATCGGAAGAAGACCTTGAATTTGATGAAAGAGTTGGATGCCTTTCCAAAGGTTCCAGAAAGCTATGTGGAAACTTCAGCGAGCGGAGGCACAG tttCTCTGATAGCATTTACAACAATAGCTTTCCTGACTATAATGGAGTTCACGGTGTACCGGGACACATGGATGAAATATGAATATGAAGTAGACAAGGATTTTACTAG taagtTAAGAATCAATATTGATATTACAGTTGCCATGAGGTGTCAGT ATGTGGGGGCTGACGTTCTGGATTTGGCAGAAACAATGGTTGCCTCTGCAGATGGGCTAATCTATGAACCA gTAGTATTTGATCTCAGCCCACAACAAAAAGAATGGCAAAG GATGCTGCAGCTAATTCAGAGTAGGCTGCAGGAAGAACACTCTCTTCAAGATGTGATAttcaaaagtgcttttaaaagtgCTTCTACAGCACTGCCACCACG GGAAGATAATTCATTACAGTCTCCAGATGCATGCAGAATTCATGGCCATCTCTATGTCAATAAAGTGGCAGGGAACTTTCACATAACTGTGGGCAA GGCAATACCACATCCTCGAGGCCATGCACACTTGGCAGCCCTTGTAAGCCACGAGT CCTATAACTTCTCTCATAGAATAGATCATTTATCATTTGGAGAGCTTATTCCGGGAATTATTAATCCTTTGGATGGAACAGAAAAAATAGCATCAGATC acaACCAGATGTTCCAATATTTTATCACAATTGTGCCAACCAAACTCCATACGTataaaatttcagcagaaactCATCAATTTTCAGTGACTGAAAGG gAAAGAGTAATTAACCATGCAGCTGGCAGCCATGGGGTGTCGGGAATATTCATGAAGTATGATATCAGTTCACTTATGGTGACAGTGACAGAAGAACACATGCCTTTTTGGCAGTTCTTAGTGAGGCTCTGTGGCATTATTGGGGGAATTTTTTCAACTACAG GAATTTTACACGGCTTTGGCAGATTTGTAGCAGAAGTTATTTTTTGCCGTTTCAGACTGCGCTCTTACAGATCTGGGTCG GTTCCACTTCCTGATGGCCACACAAGCAACCACTTACCTCTAATTACAGACAACAGTACACATTAG